Proteins encoded together in one Acidobacteriota bacterium window:
- a CDS encoding response regulator transcription factor, with protein sequence MQSEIHDVQNTAPIEPSLRRRVQEGRAPMKIALFHRRHQVPQGLVGLLEGAGFRVDCFQNGEQGLARALVSPPDLVLSAMTLDDMDGLDLCRRLRAEFSTLFLPLVLLGEGNDATNRIVAFELGADDVVDPSCSTREIVLRVRGILRRRATAQAQLDEGTALRCAELALFPAENRLLVGREETILTPTECRLLTLFLQRAGRTQKRESLAREVWEEESDNRLRTLDVYIHRLRRKLGREARRLETVVGVGYRLRA encoded by the coding sequence GTGCAGAGCGAAATCCATGATGTTCAGAACACGGCCCCCATCGAACCGTCACTCCGGCGCCGGGTCCAGGAAGGCCGGGCACCGATGAAGATCGCCTTGTTTCATCGCCGACACCAGGTGCCGCAGGGCCTGGTGGGCCTGCTGGAAGGAGCGGGCTTCCGCGTGGACTGCTTTCAGAACGGCGAGCAGGGCCTGGCCCGGGCCCTCGTCTCTCCACCCGACCTCGTGCTCTCCGCGATGACCCTCGACGACATGGACGGCCTGGACCTCTGCCGCCGGCTGCGGGCGGAGTTCTCCACCCTTTTCCTGCCCCTCGTCCTGCTCGGCGAGGGGAACGACGCGACGAATCGCATCGTCGCCTTCGAGCTGGGCGCGGACGACGTGGTCGATCCTTCCTGTTCGACCCGGGAAATCGTCCTGCGGGTTCGAGGCATCCTCAGGCGCCGGGCCACGGCCCAGGCCCAGCTCGACGAAGGCACGGCCCTCCGCTGCGCCGAGCTGGCCCTCTTCCCGGCCGAAAACCGGCTCCTGGTGGGCCGTGAGGAGACGATCCTCACCCCCACCGAGTGCCGCCTTTTGACCCTCTTCCTGCAACGGGCCGGACGCACCCAGAAGCGCGAATCCCTGGCCCGGGAGGTGTGGGAGGAGGAGAGCGACAATCGTCTCCGCACGCTGGACGTCTACATCCACCGCCTGAGGCGCAAACTCGGCCGCGAGGCCCGCCGCCTGGAGACCGTCGTCGGGGTGGGCTATCGCCTCC